In the genome of Bradyrhizobium ottawaense, the window AGCTGCCGCAACTGCATTGTGCGACCGCGGCTGGTTCCAGTAGCCTTCCGGGCGCGCACCGCCGAGCAGCCGGTCGATCAGGATGCGCGTGCCGGCGCCCTGGTTGCGGTTGACCATGATGCAGGCGGGATCAGCGAGCGCCGCCGCGACGGCCTCCTTCGCACCGAGGCCCTTGAAACGCCTGTCGTCCGTGCGGAAGACGATGCCCTGCATCCGACGCCAGCCCGGTACGAGCTCGAGCCCCTCGACGAGATAGGGCGAGTTGTAGGTCTCGCTCTTGTCATCGAACAGATGGATCGGCGCCAAATCGCATTCACCGCGCTTTGCGGCCGCGAGTCCACCGAGGCTGCCGACGGCAATCGAGCGCACGGCCAGGCCGGCATGCGCGAGCTGGGCGGTGACGAGATCGAGGCCGGTGCAATGGCTGCCGACGATGACGAGATCGGGCACGCGCACATGCGGCGTGAACAGCGTCACCTCGGTTTCAGTTCCGGCCGGCATCTGGTCGGCGAGCGCATCAATGCGCAAAAAGCCATCAGCCTGCGCGAAGGACGTGACCGCACCAGACCCTTTGCCGGAGGGGTAGGCGATCAGACCGTCCCTGCCCTCGACCAGCGACACCATGACGAACTCGGTGCGGCCGAGCTCGGACGCAATGCGCACCGGCACGGTCGCGTTCACCTTGGCATCCGAGCGCGGCGGCAAGCCAGCCAGCTTGCGCAGCACCGGCACGACCATGTCGTGGAAGGTAAACATCGCCGAGGTCGGAAAGCCCGGCAGGATCACCACCGGCTTGCCGTCGCACACCGCAAGGCACAAAGGCTTGCCGGGCTTGAGCGCAACGCCATGCGCGATGATGCCGGGCTGGCCGAGCCGGCCGATGATGCGATGCGACAAGTCGCCCGCGCCTTTCGAGGTGCCGCCCGACAGGACCAGCATGTCGGATTCGGCGAGCGCGCGGCGCATGGCGGATTCGAGTTTCGCCTCATCGTCCGGAATGGCGCCGAGGAAGATCGCCTCGCCGCCATTCTCGTCGATCGCAGCGGTGACGATGGCGCCGTTGGTGTCGTAGATCGCGGCGGGCGGAAGAGCCCCGCCGGGTTGGACCAGCTCGTCACCGGTGGAGATCACGGCGACACGCGGCCTCCGCGCGACGGTCACCCCGGCGACGCCGCACGCGGCCAGCATGCCGATCTCGCGCGAGCCGATGATGGTGCCGGCACGCAGCAGCGCCTCGCCGCGCGCAATGTCGGATCCGGCGTACGACACGAATTGCCCGGGCGAGACCGCCCGACGCACGTCGATCGCATCAAGGCCAACCGGCTGGGTGTGCTCGACCATGACGACCGCGTCGGCGCCACGCGGCAACGGACCGCCGGTGGCGATCGGCGTTGCGGTTCCCGCTGCCACCTGGAGCGTCGGCGCGGTGCCGCAGTGGATGGTCTCGCCGTTCAGCGTGAGGCGCCGAGGAGCGCCTTCGCCAGCCGCCGCAAGGTCTGCCGAGCGCACGGCAAAACCGTCGACATTGGAGCGATCGAAAGGGGGAACGTCGATCGGCGCAGTGATGTCTTCAGCGAGCGCCACGCCGAGCGCATCGCCGAGCTTGCGCTTTTCGCTCGGAACGGCGCGCGGGAACAACGCGGCCTCGAAGCGCGCCAGGGCCTCCTCGCGCGAGAGGATCTTGAGGAACTGCTCCTGTTCGAGCGCGCTGCGGATTTGCGATTGCGGGTTCATCGACATGCCAAAACCCATATCATTCCCACATTAGATAGGCATCGACCGGCACGCCTGCCGCAAATCCCTCGTGGCTGTCAGGAATGAGCAGCCATGCATCCGCACCGGCAATGGCCTGGAGCGGCCATTCGCCCACGGCGAGCGGCGTCCAGCCGTGATGTTCCCTGGCCAGCAAAGCGATCTCGACGATGCCGACGCTGGACGCGATTTTTCGCGCAAGCGGCAGGCTCACCTGCCGGCGCGGCCGGCGCAGCGATAATCGGTCGATGAGCGGAAGCACGAGCGCGAGCCACACCGCCAGCGCATGATCCGGCGAGCCCGGCAAGGCGACGACGGGAACCTTTCCGAGCTTCGCGACCGCGGCGGTACGCCCGGGCTGAAGCGCAAGACCGTGGGCGATCACATGACCACGCTGAGCCAGCGCGGCGACGGCCGCATCGCCGCGGCCAACTCCGCTGCCGCCGACCGTCAGGATCAGATCGCAAGAGGATATATCCAGCGCATCGGCAATCGACACCGCATCACGCGCGCCGGCCTCATGCGTCTTCACATCCACTCCCGCGGCGCCCGCGATCGCGGCGATCATATGCATCGTTGCCGTTGCACCCGGCACGTTGACGATGCTCAGCCGGGGCCGACGCACGCCGAGCTTGTCCAAGCCGGCAACGCGCGCGAGCAGCAGATCGGCCGCGGCGACCGGTTGGCCCTCGGCGCCGGCCGGCGTGCGCGCCGCGATGTCGCTGCCGCCACGCCTGACGCCCTGCCCCGGCACGCCCTCCGCCAGCACCTGCACGAGCGGCCCCGATGGATCGACCGCGTCGGCATCGAGTACACAGTCGCAGCCGTCGGGCATCGCGTCACCGGCTTCGACCCACACGGGCGCTTGTGTCAACGGCAGCGGCGAATAAGAGGACGCGCCGACGAGATCGTTGGCGCAGAGCGCCCAGCCGTCCGCGGCGGCGATGTCGTGATGCGGATGGGCCGCAAGCAGCGGCGTGCCCGCCGCGATGCAGCCGGCCGCTTCGCTCAGCGGCAACTCCACCGGTGCGAGCGGTTCAAGCCCGCTCAGCAACGCGGCGAGCGCGGTGTCGAGCGGGGTCAGCGATGGCGGCAGGCGCTGGGTCATGCGCCATGGTGGACCATGCATCGCCCGGTTTGGCAACCACCGGCGATACCGCCGTCAACCGCCCGACCTATCCGCATTGGGGAAGAATAGCTGCTGCCCGTCGACCTTGTAGCCTGCGATCGCCGTCTGCCCCTCCGGCGAGGTCAGCCAATCGATGAAGGTCTGCGCGAGATCCTTCTTCACGTTCGGAAACTTCTCGGGGTTCACCAGCATCACGCCGTACTGATTGAGCAACCGCCGGTCGCCTTCGACGACGATATCGAGATCGCCGCGATCCCTGAAGGCGATCCAACTGCCGCGATCCGACAGCACATAAGCACTGGCGGCGCGCGCGGCGTCGAGCGCCGAGGCCATGCCCTGCCCGGCCTCGCGATACCAGGCGCCCTTGGCCCCGGCGATGTCGATGCCGGCGACGATCCAGAGCGCCAGCTCCGCAGCATGCGTGCCCGACCGATCGCCGCGCGTCACGAACGGCGCGCCCTTGGCCTCGATCGCCTTCAGCGCCGTCGCGATATCCTTGCCCTTGACGCCGGCGGGATCGTTCTTCGGCCCGATCAGCACATAGTCATTGTACATCACGTCGAAACGCTTCACGCCAAACCCGTCGGCGACGAATTTCTCCTCCTGCGGTCGCGCATGCATCAGCACGACGTCCGCCTCGCCTCTTCGCGGCCCGTCGAGCACCTCGTCGGCGCGCCGCGCGATCACCGTCACGTCGACGCCGGTCTTGTCGCGGAAGATCGGAAGCAGATAGTCGAGCAGACCGGACTCCTGCGTCGATGCGGTCGAGGCCAGCACGATTGCGCGGTCTTCCGCGGACGAGGCCGCAACGCCCGCGGTGAGGCCGCAGAAGAGCGCGAATGCAGCGGACAGGCGGCCCATGATCAGGTTCCCATTGGCTATGACGCGATCATGATGATGATCGATTGCGCCGCACTCGTGACGTGTTTGCGCGCTGCGACGCCCCATGCGAACAACAACAGATAGAATTTAAATCAAGCCACTACCGGCGGCAGGGCTTGGACCTAAGGCGGCAATCGCGCGGCTCGGGAAATTTCGGCAACGCAGATCGGCATGCCGATTGCCATCGCAGGATCGTTCACCAAAGCAAAAGACGCGCGTGAGGATGTGTTGCAAAGCAGCGAGATGATCAGGCATGGTCCCGGCGGACGAGAACTTGAAATGCAGAATTCCACCTGCGTCGAACGTCAAAAAGAAGCAAGAATTTGCATAGGAATGCAGGATGGAATTCCTGACGACCAGCGAAGCCGCCGACTATCTTCGGCTCGGCGAACGCAAGCTCTACGAACTCGTCACCACCGGCGCGATCCCCTGCACCAAGGTGACCGGGAAGTGGCTCTTCCCGCGCCACGAACTCGATCTCTGGGTGCTCTCTGGCCTCGCGCGTCCGGCCGGCATGCTGATCGCGGAGCCGCCGCCGGTCGTGGGCGGCAGCCAGGACGAACTGCTGGATTGGAGCCTGCGCGAATCCGGCTCGGGCCTGGGATCGATGAGCGAGGGTAGCGTGCGCGGGCTCGAGCGCTTGCAGCGCAACGAGGTGATGGCGGCGGCGATACATTTCCACGGCCTGGATGCTTCCGACGATCTCACTGGGGATGCCAGTGTCGAAGCGCTGCGGGCCGCTCCGGATTTGCATGATGCGGTGCTGGTCGCGTTCGTGCGCCGCGAACAGGGTCTCGTGCTGCCGCAAGGCAATCCCAAGCATCTGCACGGCCTGACCGACGTGCTCGCGCTCGGCGCCCGGATGGCGATGCGGCAACAGGGCACGGGCGCGCAGATGCTGCTCGACGTGCTGCTGAAGCGCGCGGGCGCCACGACGCGGGATTTGCGCCGGGTCGAGACGCCGGCCCTCACCGGACCGGATCTCGCGGAACTGGTCCGCGCCGGCCAGGCCGATTGCGGCATCGCGACGCGCGCCGCCGCGCGTTCGGCCGGCCTCGATTTCGTGCCGCTGGTCTGGGAGAATTTTGACCTCGCGATGCGGCAGCGCAGCTATTTTCGCCCCGCCATGCAGGCCTTGATCGGATTTCTGAACGAGCGGCGGCTGCGCCAGCGCGCCGAGGAGCTGACCGGCTACGATCCCTCACCCGCAGGACAGATCCGCTTCGCAGCCTGACATTGACGCCCGCCCCAAAATAGTTGCAAAAGAAACCAATTCAGCCGGGCATACCCGGGGCAACACCGGCCAACGTGCCGGAATAGGGGAGGACAAGCATGAATCCAATCAGATTTGGACTGCCGGTCGCGGCCGCCTTGACGGCGGCGCTGCTGTCCGGTGCGGCATCGGCGCAGGTTTCCGACAACGTCGTCAAGATCGGCGTGCTCACCGACATGAACGGCCCGGCCTCTGCACCGACCGGCCAGGGCTCGGTGACGGCGGCGCAGATGGCGATCGACGATTTCGGCGGCACCGTGCTCGGCAAGCCGATCAGCGTCGTGGTCGGCGACCATCAGCTCAAGGCCGACATCGGCGCCTCGCTCGCGCGGCGCTGGTTCGACGTCGAGCAGGTCGACCTGATCGTCGACGTGCCGGTCTCGGCGGTCGGCCTCGCGGTGCAGAACATCGCCAACGAGAAGAAGCGGCTGTTCATCACCCACTCCACCGGCACCGCCGATTTCCACGGCAAGTTCTGCTCGCCTTACGCGATCCAGTGGGTGTTCGACACCCGCGCGCTCGCGGTCGGCACCGCGGACGCCGTGGTCAAGCGCGGCGGCGACAGCTGGTTCTTCATCACCGACGATTACGCCTTCGGCCATTCGCTGGAGCGCGACGCTTCCGCGGTGGTCACCGCCAATGGCGGCAAGGTGCTGGGCTCGGTGCGGCCGCCGCTGGCGACGCCTGACCTCTCCTCCTTCGTGCTGCAGGCGCAGGCTTCCAAGGCCAAGATCATCGGCATTGCCGCAGGGCCCCCCAACAACATGAACGAGATCAAGACCGGCTCGGAGTTCGGCGTGTTCAAGGGCGGCCAGCAGATGGCGGCGCTGCTGGCGCTGATCACCGACATCCACGGCCTCGGCCTGCAGGCGGCGCAAGGCCTGCTGCTGACCACGTCGTTCTACTGGGACATGGATGACAAGACCCGCGAATGGTCAAAGCGCTATTTCGCCAAGATGAACAAGATGCCGTCGATGTGGCAGGCCGGCGTCTATTCATCCGTGATGCACTATCTCAACGCCATCAAGGAAGCGGGCACCGACGATCCGCTCAAGGTCGCAGCCAAGATGCGCGAGAAGCCGATCGAGGATTTCTTCTCCCGCAACGGCAAGCTGCGGGAGGACAATCTGATGGTCCACGACCTCTGGCTGGTGCAGGTGAAGACGCCGGAGGAGAGCAAATATCCGTGGGACTATTACAAGATCCTCACGACCATCTCGGGCGACAAGGCGTTCGGTCCGCCGGACCCGGCATGTGCGATGGTGAAGAAGTGACCGGCAACGCAAGCTAGTCCCCGGAATCAGAGCTGAGTGATACGGCGGCCTTTGAAACGGCGTTGACGGACCTTTTTCTTGGTCCAGACGAAGGGCTCGGCTCTGTCGTTGTATGCGTTGACGTAGGCATCGATGTGTTCCTGAAGCTGCTTGAGGCTCGTGAAGGAGGTGCCGCTGAGCGACTGCCCCTGCAAGATGGAAAACCATACTTCGACCTGATTGAGCCATGACGCACTTGTCGGCGTGAAATGAAATTGCACGTTGGGGTGGGCCTTGAGCCAGTCCTCGTTCTTTTTATGGGTGTTGAGGTTGTCGAGGATGACGTGAAGCTTGCGGTTCGGAAAAGTCGCGGTGACGCTGTTCATGAAATCGAGAAACTCGACGCGGCGCCGGCGTTTTGAATGGGTCGCGATGATCTTTCCGGTGGCGACTTCGAGCGCCGCAAACAATGTTGTGGTGCCATGCCGCTTGTAATCGTGGCTTTGGCCGGTTAAGGCGCGGCCATTGGGCAACTTCAGATAACCCTGCGCTCGCTCCAAAGCCTGGATCGAGGGCTTCTCGTCCACGCACAGCACAATGGCCTTCGCCGGCGGCGCGACATAGAGGCCGACAACATCGGCGGCTTTGGCCGTAAAGTTCGGGTCGTTGCTCTCGCACCAGGACTTGCGAGCCACCAGGTCAATCTTGTGGCTGCGCAGGAACCGCCAGACATATTGGACATCGACATCGCCCAGCGCCTCGGCCAGCAGGGGGCCGGTCCAGCGCGCAAACCCTTGCGGTGGCGGCTTATCCAGCAGCTTCAGAATCCGCTTGTCGGTCGTCTTCGTATAGATCGGCTGCTTGCCAGGCCGCGGCTTGTCTTGCAGCCCTTCAAGGCCATGGTCGGCATAGCGATGCCGCCAAAGGCTGACAATCCGCGGCTGGACCCCAACTTCCTTGGCGATCGACCGGGTGCTGCGCCCATCCGCCGCCAACAGAACTATCCGCGCCCGCTTCAAATCGCGCTGCAACGTCACCGGTGAGCGACAGCACGCCTCAAGCACCTTGCGATCTTTCCTCGAAAGGTGGACTTCTCTTGCTTCGGGTATCATCCCGACCTTGAATCACGACTCACGTTCCAAGAAAAGTGGGTACTAGCTGCAACGTCATGGCCGGGCTTGTCCCGGCCATCTACGTTTAGCCGCACAGACAGAAGAACGTGGATGCCCGGGACAAGCCCGGGCATGACGAGCGCGGGTGTGGTCACGAGCTACTTCATAACTCCAATCTCGCGGAAGTACTTTGCGACTCCCGGATGAATTAGCTCCGGCCTCGGCGCTGCGGCAACCGTGTTCGAGGCCGTGGTCTCGCAGGCCTGCGCGAGCTTCTTGCAGAAATTCGTCTCGACGCCGTGCAGCGTCTTCGCCAGGCGATAGGCAATTTCCTCGGGCAGATCCTCGCGCGTCAGCACAAAGCTCCAGGACCCGAGCGAGGCGATCGGCGCGGACTGGTTCGGATAGCTATTGGCCGGCACCAGCAACGGCTTCAGGAAGGAATGCTTGGCGCGGATGCGCGTCATCTCTTCAACATCAGGCGCGATGAAGCGCGCGCCTGACGCGCTCGATGCGACCGCGGCAAAGCCGGGCCAGCCGATGCCGGCGCCCCAGAGCGCGGCGACGCGGCCGTCCTCGACCATCGCGGGACCGTCGCCGGCGCGATCGAGATAGATGGCCTTGAAGTCCTCATCCTGCCTCAGCCCGAGGCCATCCAGCACATAGCGCGCCAGGATCGGCAGGCCCGAGCCCCTGGCGCCGAACGCCACGGGCTGACCGACGAGATCGCGGATCGTCTTGTAGGGACTATCTGCGCGCACCACGAACATGCCGGGGTTGGAATAGATCGCCGTGAGTATCTTCAGCCGAACCGGCGCACGCCCGATGCCGGCAAAGGCCTCATAGGCCGGCTCGCCTGCGACCAGCGCGAGATCGAGCTCGCCCTTCTCCAGCAGCGGAATGTTCTCGTTGCTGCCCTTGGTGTTGCGCGGGGCGATGGAGATTTGCGGATCGGCCGCGTTCATCACTTCGGCAACGGCGTTGCCATAGAGCGGGAAGCCGCCGCCGGGCGTCGCGGTGCCCAAGCTGATCGTCGTGGTCGGAATGGCCGTGCCTCCGGTTTGAGCAGCAGCGGGGCTGGCGAGCAGCACTGCAGCAAGAGCGATCATCGCGAATCTCATGGTCATTCCCTGCGGGCCTGCGTCAACACCGACTTGCGGCGATGTAGGCAGGGAGCGGATTTTGTGAAAGCATATCGCCCAACGACAATAGAACAATGGGAGACGTCATGTTGCGAATTTTGCGGTGCGTTTTTTTTGGGCTCGCGGTCCTCTCAGGTCTTTTCAGCGTCACGCCTCCCGCCTCCGCCGCCTATCCCGACCGCCCCGTGCACTGGCTGATTGGATTTGCGGCCGGCGGCCCGGTCGACATCGTGGCGCGGATCATGGCGCAGTGGCTGTCGGACCGCCTCGGCCAGCAATTCATCGTCGAGAACCGCACGGGGTCCGGCGGCAACATCGCTGCCGCCGCCGCGATCAACTCGCCGGCCGACGGCTACACGTTGCTGTTCGTCGCGCCCAACAACGCGATCTCGACCTCGCTCTACAAGAAGCTGCCGTTCGACTTCTTGCGCGACACCGTGCCGGTGGCCAGCATCATGCAGCTCACCAACATGCTGGTCGTCTCCAACGCGTTTCCGGCGAAGACGGTTCAGGAGTTCGTCGATTACTGCAAGGCCAATCCCGGCAAGATCTCCTTTGCCTCGTCCGGCAACGGCACCTCGGTGCACATGTCGGCCGAGCTGTTCAAGGTGCTGACCAAGTGCGACATGGTGCACGTGCCCTATCGCGGCTCCGCCATCGCCTTCCCCGACATCATCTCCAACAAGGTGCAGCTGATCTTCGACAATCTGCCTTCGGCCATGGAGCAGGTGAAGGGCGGCAATGTCCGCGCGCTGGGCGTGACCTCGCCGCAGCGCTGGCCGAGCGTGCCCCACGTACCCGCGATCGCCGAGACCGTGCCGGGCTTCGAATCGGTCGGCTTC includes:
- a CDS encoding Bug family tripartite tricarboxylate transporter substrate binding protein, whose amino-acid sequence is MLRILRCVFFGLAVLSGLFSVTPPASAAYPDRPVHWLIGFAAGGPVDIVARIMAQWLSDRLGQQFIVENRTGSGGNIAAAAAINSPADGYTLLFVAPNNAISTSLYKKLPFDFLRDTVPVASIMQLTNMLVVSNAFPAKTVQEFVDYCKANPGKISFASSGNGTSVHMSAELFKVLTKCDMVHVPYRGSAIAFPDIISNKVQLIFDNLPSAMEQVKGGNVRALGVTSPQRWPSVPHVPAIAETVPGFESVGFYGISAPKGTPSEVIETLNKAVGEALKDPKLIARLTEVGGIPKPMTPAEFGKLVNDETEKWRKVVEFAGVSVD
- a CDS encoding TAXI family TRAP transporter solute-binding subunit produces the protein MRFAMIALAAVLLASPAAAQTGGTAIPTTTISLGTATPGGGFPLYGNAVAEVMNAADPQISIAPRNTKGSNENIPLLEKGELDLALVAGEPAYEAFAGIGRAPVRLKILTAIYSNPGMFVVRADSPYKTIRDLVGQPVAFGARGSGLPILARYVLDGLGLRQDEDFKAIYLDRAGDGPAMVEDGRVAALWGAGIGWPGFAAVASSASGARFIAPDVEEMTRIRAKHSFLKPLLVPANSYPNQSAPIASLGSWSFVLTREDLPEEIAYRLAKTLHGVETNFCKKLAQACETTASNTVAAAPRPELIHPGVAKYFREIGVMK
- a CDS encoding IS630-like element ISRj1 family transposase, yielding MIPEAREVHLSRKDRKVLEACCRSPVTLQRDLKRARIVLLAADGRSTRSIAKEVGVQPRIVSLWRHRYADHGLEGLQDKPRPGKQPIYTKTTDKRILKLLDKPPPQGFARWTGPLLAEALGDVDVQYVWRFLRSHKIDLVARKSWCESNDPNFTAKAADVVGLYVAPPAKAIVLCVDEKPSIQALERAQGYLKLPNGRALTGQSHDYKRHGTTTLFAALEVATGKIIATHSKRRRRVEFLDFMNSVTATFPNRKLHVILDNLNTHKKNEDWLKAHPNVQFHFTPTSASWLNQVEVWFSILQGQSLSGTSFTSLKQLQEHIDAYVNAYNDRAEPFVWTKKKVRQRRFKGRRITQL
- a CDS encoding substrate-binding domain-containing protein, with protein sequence MGRLSAAFALFCGLTAGVAASSAEDRAIVLASTASTQESGLLDYLLPIFRDKTGVDVTVIARRADEVLDGPRRGEADVVLMHARPQEEKFVADGFGVKRFDVMYNDYVLIGPKNDPAGVKGKDIATALKAIEAKGAPFVTRGDRSGTHAAELALWIVAGIDIAGAKGAWYREAGQGMASALDAARAASAYVLSDRGSWIAFRDRGDLDIVVEGDRRLLNQYGVMLVNPEKFPNVKKDLAQTFIDWLTSPEGQTAIAGYKVDGQQLFFPNADRSGG
- a CDS encoding helix-turn-helix transcriptional regulator translates to MEFLTTSEAADYLRLGERKLYELVTTGAIPCTKVTGKWLFPRHELDLWVLSGLARPAGMLIAEPPPVVGGSQDELLDWSLRESGSGLGSMSEGSVRGLERLQRNEVMAAAIHFHGLDASDDLTGDASVEALRAAPDLHDAVLVAFVRREQGLVLPQGNPKHLHGLTDVLALGARMAMRQQGTGAQMLLDVLLKRAGATTRDLRRVETPALTGPDLAELVRAGQADCGIATRAAARSAGLDFVPLVWENFDLAMRQRSYFRPAMQALIGFLNERRLRQRAEELTGYDPSPAGQIRFAA
- a CDS encoding ABC transporter substrate-binding protein, coding for MNPIRFGLPVAAALTAALLSGAASAQVSDNVVKIGVLTDMNGPASAPTGQGSVTAAQMAIDDFGGTVLGKPISVVVGDHQLKADIGASLARRWFDVEQVDLIVDVPVSAVGLAVQNIANEKKRLFITHSTGTADFHGKFCSPYAIQWVFDTRALAVGTADAVVKRGGDSWFFITDDYAFGHSLERDASAVVTANGGKVLGSVRPPLATPDLSSFVLQAQASKAKIIGIAAGPPNNMNEIKTGSEFGVFKGGQQMAALLALITDIHGLGLQAAQGLLLTTSFYWDMDDKTREWSKRYFAKMNKMPSMWQAGVYSSVMHYLNAIKEAGTDDPLKVAAKMREKPIEDFFSRNGKLREDNLMVHDLWLVQVKTPEESKYPWDYYKILTTISGDKAFGPPDPACAMVKK
- a CDS encoding molybdopterin-binding protein, coding for MTQRLPPSLTPLDTALAALLSGLEPLAPVELPLSEAAGCIAAGTPLLAAHPHHDIAAADGWALCANDLVGASSYSPLPLTQAPVWVEAGDAMPDGCDCVLDADAVDPSGPLVQVLAEGVPGQGVRRGGSDIAARTPAGAEGQPVAAADLLLARVAGLDKLGVRRPRLSIVNVPGATATMHMIAAIAGAAGVDVKTHEAGARDAVSIADALDISSCDLILTVGGSGVGRGDAAVAALAQRGHVIAHGLALQPGRTAAVAKLGKVPVVALPGSPDHALAVWLALVLPLIDRLSLRRPRRQVSLPLARKIASSVGIVEIALLAREHHGWTPLAVGEWPLQAIAGADAWLLIPDSHEGFAAGVPVDAYLMWE
- a CDS encoding molybdopterin biosynthesis protein is translated as MGFGMSMNPQSQIRSALEQEQFLKILSREEALARFEAALFPRAVPSEKRKLGDALGVALAEDITAPIDVPPFDRSNVDGFAVRSADLAAAGEGAPRRLTLNGETIHCGTAPTLQVAAGTATPIATGGPLPRGADAVVMVEHTQPVGLDAIDVRRAVSPGQFVSYAGSDIARGEALLRAGTIIGSREIGMLAACGVAGVTVARRPRVAVISTGDELVQPGGALPPAAIYDTNGAIVTAAIDENGGEAIFLGAIPDDEAKLESAMRRALAESDMLVLSGGTSKGAGDLSHRIIGRLGQPGIIAHGVALKPGKPLCLAVCDGKPVVILPGFPTSAMFTFHDMVVPVLRKLAGLPPRSDAKVNATVPVRIASELGRTEFVMVSLVEGRDGLIAYPSGKGSGAVTSFAQADGFLRIDALADQMPAGTETEVTLFTPHVRVPDLVIVGSHCTGLDLVTAQLAHAGLAVRSIAVGSLGGLAAAKRGECDLAPIHLFDDKSETYNSPYLVEGLELVPGWRRMQGIVFRTDDRRFKGLGAKEAVAAALADPACIMVNRNQGAGTRILIDRLLGGARPEGYWNQPRSHNAVAAAVAQHRADWGMTIAPVAQAAGLGFIPFAEEHYDFALVTARKDRPAVQAFLDALGSNEARAALERAGFRPA